The genomic window TTCATTTATCCCTGGTTTAAAACTCTTTATTTTGTCTTTAGCTTTATCAACCATATTCTTAGATTCTCGAACACATCATCAGATTGATTTTCTCATCCGGTAAAAATATTTCGCATATGTGTTATTTTTTCATATTTAATTTCTATTGTTTGGAAATAATTTTAGCACTATTAAACTCTTCATGTTTTCTCTTGGATAGGTGGACATTTATTCTGATAAACATTAACACATTTTTTGTGGTACATGAACATCTTTTCTGGATTTTGATACCAAATATTGGTTTTTAGAAACATTTTTTGGTGATTTATAAAAAACACAAATTGTAACAAATCTAGTAATTGACATGGATAAATTGGAAAAACAATTATGTGGTTTTCCTTTCTTATAAACGTGAAGCGTTAAAAGCGtcgttttatttcattttcttaatTATCTACTTTTTAAAATACATGcatttttgttaaaaaaaataAGTATATGCACTAAATGGGACTGAGTTATGGTAACCCATTTTTTGCAGCGCTTCAGACGGCTCTCCAATTAGCCTGGGTGAGCTCGCCAAACGGATTCGCAAATATATCTGTTTAGGCGCGGCCCAACAATTTTTGTGTGTGCTATTTTCACATATATTATTTGAAAAATTATGATTACATCTTATATGCAGTTTAAATGTTAAAGTGAAAACATTCACATGTTGGAAAACTGTTCAcacatatataaaaatattgggaaATTATTTATGTAATTTTAGAAATTGCTCAGTTTTAATCAATGTTTTAGAAAGCGTTGAAGTATTCTTTTTTTGTTCCGTAGCACACGTTCCCCTACAGCGAACGTCCGGAGTGCGCAACTCCAAATTTTTCTTCCATGGGACTGGCACTCGTGGCCAGGAACATTTCGGGAAAACTTCTTTTTCTGCATGTATGCAGTACGGACTGTGAATCCAAACAAGGAACAGGAAGTGTATAAACATACACTAATAGTAACAAGAAAAACCCACTTTTAAAAAAATCACACAAACTCGTTTTTTCTTAAAATCTCGCATCAAATTCTCCATACACAAACAACCACATAGTAATCTTAGATTCATCGTGCTAAAAACAAACCCCTAATATTGATCACCCGGCCCGATTAACGAGTAAAGCCCCATCCTGAAGTCGTCCTCGTTTTCCTCGAGGTAAAACGTGAATTCCTCGATTTCTGCGGCCATTTGCTTGCTGCACGGGCACGGGTGGAGTTTGTAGACTCTGGCGAAGCGCTTCTTCCACTCGTTGTCCGGGTCGTAGCAGTGCAGTCTGCCCGCCCGCCGgtactcctccaccacctcctcctcctccatgtcgatGTAGCGCGTGGCTTCCGCGTTCGCCGCCTTGCCGAACGCTACCAGCGCCCGCAGCCGGGCCAGCTTCTGCGCGTTTGTCTCCGGCGGCATCGCCTTGCGCTGCTGCTCTTTTCCGTCACCCGCACAAGCGACGGCGGTCCTTTTAGCTGCGTTCGAGCGGGCTCCTTTCCCCATGATTGCCTCTGAAGGATTTTAGGAAGCGTTCTCTACATCTCTGGAGAGAGACCGCGTACGTATATGTTGATCGAGGCCAAAGCCTGATCGAGCCGTGTACGTGCTGGATTACATCAGCGATTCGGTTTATAACTTAACAAACCGTGTACGATTCTGGAAGACTCTGGTTGGTAGGCAGTGGCGAGCTGCAGCGAGCTTTAAgcccttttgcttcttctttttttcatatatatactcCGAATCTATTTATGTCTTATATTCAGTTTAGAAATTAAAGCGGAAGTATTCACATGTTCAATAGCTGTTCACGCACATATAAAGCTGTTTATATAATTTTAGAAGTTGCTCATTTTTTATTAATATTTAGAAAGCGTTCAATATTTGCATtaagtttttttttagaaaaatatttgcatTAAGTATGTGTGAGTTCACCCGCAAAAAAATAGTACTCCTATGTGTGAGTATAATGGGCCAAGATGAGAGCGGGGACCAAGGGCCGAAGCCTGCTACAAGCCGGGACCCTGCCTTAGCGAGAGCCCGTATCCGACTACCAACCGCGCCGCGCCGCGGCGACACTTCCAGAAATCACCGCAAGAATCCGCGCCAGCACCAGCACTAGCAGCAGAGCCAAAGCAACCAGAGTGTTCGCCGTTGTTCCTCTCTCTCCCCGATCGTACCAGCTGCGTACGAGCATCCAAGAAGAATCGAAGGTGATGCCTACGCCGCCGCTCCGGACCGTGCACCTGCGccggtctccctcgccgcccgACGCCGCGCCAGAGTCGGCGGCCATCGCGGTCGACGGAGGCGGCGGGGTGGACCTCGCCCTGGCGGGCCGCGCGCTGGGGCTTGACCCCGCCAGCGTCCGCCTCAACAGCTACTTCATCAGCCGCGGCCCCGACCACGTCTCCACGGCGGTCACCTGGGGCGCGCTCCTCGCCTTCTTCGCCGCGCGCGGGCTGCCCACCGGCGCCGAccccgccgcgcccgtcgccgtccgcGGCAGGCCCGCGCCTTCGCCACCACGCCCAGGTGCGCCTCTCTTCTTATAGTACTACTACTATTCAATGATTCTTGCGGTGCTGCCGTGTTCTTGAGGAACCCCGGCTTCATGATTCATGGCACTACTTGAGATAAAGAGCAGGATGGAAGATACATGTTCGCTTTGTGACATTTAATCTGTCCATTGCGGCTGTGGAAGTACATCGTGCGACCTGTTGATCTCTGATTCTCTATATATGTTGTTCAGGTTCCAAAGCTTGATTGAGTTTTGAGCCAGTTTCATCAAATATTAGCAGTAGTACACGATAATGAGGGTCCAGAGATATAGTAGCACCTTATTTGAGCAAGTTGGAAGCATATCAGATCAGGGGTATTAGAAACTCTACTCTTCCTGATATTCTAGCAAGGGCATTTGAGATACTATTGAACTGCCCTAATGCAGTCTGCTATTTTCCAACTCAACTCTACTCCTACTGATTTCGGTACTATGCGTCTGATATTTGGCATCTGTGGGCTATACGGAGTTTCCAACACTTGTGGCAAAGCTGCGTTACATAGTATGTGCATAGTGCTAGACAAATGTTGTTATGCTGCACTCGATAAAAAAGCTTAATGCAAAGAGATATTCTGACATAATTTTAATCTGAATCTGCGCATGATATTTCTGTTAGATCCTAGAGTTCTTCAGTCCTCGAAGCGTAAGTCTGGGTTGGAGACAGAAAATTGTTCCAAGAAGAGCAAGCTCCAACACAACAGCTCGGCTCTTTCAAAATCTAGTGAGGAGCTACTTAGTGATGAGATCACCCTTGGTTTGAAGAGAAGACTCAGGTTGGACGATATGACTCCATGTA from Triticum aestivum cultivar Chinese Spring chromosome 3B, IWGSC CS RefSeq v2.1, whole genome shotgun sequence includes these protein-coding regions:
- the LOC123071981 gene encoding uncharacterized protein → MPTPPLRTVHLRRSPSPPDAAPESAAIAVDGGGGVDLALAGRALGLDPASVRLNSYFISRGPDHVSTAVTWGALLAFFAARGLPTGADPAAPVAVRGRPAPSPPRPDPRVLQSSKRKSGLETENCSKKSKLQHNSSALSKSSEELLSDEITLGLKRRLRLDDMTPCKRIKQVDYNSETQQPVKFSCSFINGHGKRARDEEMVTSLPCKRVR